The proteins below are encoded in one region of Bifidobacterium dentium JCM 1195 = DSM 20436:
- a CDS encoding ABC transporter substrate-binding protein, with amino-acid sequence MVIRMKHINMKSMKKLSITTTAVIAAAVMSLAGCGSSSSGSDSAASSSDSSAKTTKFVLGGLWPETGSLAYLAPPELAAEKLAVKDINDAGGVLGNDVTTVDADTSDADHADQNTSAAQSVLSKNPSFVIGPASSSVVKNTYKSITSQNVPMLSMGATSASFSGLSDYFFRTVAPDTVQGAVMGNLIAQDGVQKLAIAVFNDEYGTGLRDTVVKTAGDAGVDIVYGEKDTFDPTETNFSSIATAIKASNPDATLVIAFDQTKPLLKALASAGVDMSKLYFVDGNTSDYSSELDAGLLKGSKGTIPGVNPSDDFIKRLESTGVDLKNTTTYAAETYDGIILAALAAQKGGSADGKTIQANMAAVSGADGGEKCDSYKACLALLKDGKDIQYQGQTGIGPFNKNNDPSSANIGVYTFDGDNKPVFDHTQSGDVPTD; translated from the coding sequence ATGGTGATTCGCATGAAGCATATCAACATGAAGAGCATGAAGAAGCTGTCGATCACGACGACCGCCGTGATCGCCGCCGCGGTGATGTCGCTCGCCGGCTGCGGCTCGAGTTCCAGCGGTTCCGACAGTGCCGCCAGTTCGTCGGATTCCAGCGCCAAGACCACCAAGTTCGTGCTTGGCGGACTGTGGCCGGAAACCGGTTCCCTGGCCTATCTCGCACCTCCTGAACTGGCCGCCGAGAAACTTGCGGTCAAGGATATCAACGATGCGGGCGGCGTGCTTGGCAATGACGTCACCACCGTCGATGCCGACACCTCCGATGCGGACCATGCCGATCAGAACACGTCCGCCGCGCAGTCCGTGCTCAGCAAGAATCCGTCGTTCGTCATCGGCCCGGCTTCCAGCTCCGTGGTCAAGAACACGTACAAGTCCATCACCTCGCAGAACGTTCCGATGCTGTCGATGGGCGCCACTTCGGCCAGCTTCTCCGGCCTGTCCGACTACTTCTTCCGTACCGTCGCCCCCGATACCGTGCAGGGTGCCGTGATGGGCAACCTCATCGCCCAGGATGGCGTGCAGAAGCTCGCCATCGCGGTCTTCAACGACGAATACGGCACCGGCCTGCGCGACACGGTCGTCAAGACCGCCGGTGACGCGGGCGTCGATATCGTTTACGGCGAGAAGGATACCTTCGATCCGACCGAAACGAACTTCTCTTCGATTGCCACCGCCATCAAGGCGTCCAACCCTGACGCGACGCTCGTCATCGCCTTCGATCAGACCAAGCCGCTGCTCAAGGCCCTCGCCTCCGCCGGTGTGGACATGAGCAAGCTGTATTTCGTCGACGGCAACACCTCCGATTATTCCAGCGAGCTTGATGCCGGCTTGCTCAAGGGCTCGAAGGGCACCATCCCTGGCGTCAACCCGTCCGATGACTTCATCAAGCGTCTCGAATCCACCGGCGTGGATCTGAAGAACACCACCACCTATGCTGCCGAAACTTACGATGGCATCATTCTCGCAGCCCTCGCCGCGCAGAAGGGCGGCAGCGCCGACGGCAAGACCATCCAGGCCAATATGGCGGCGGTCTCCGGCGCGGACGGCGGCGAAAAGTGCGATTCCTACAAGGCATGCCTCGCCCTCCTCAAGGACGGCAAGGACATCCAGTACCAAGGCCAGACCGGTATCGGACCGTTCAACAAGAACAATGATCCGAGCTCCGCGAACATCGGCGTCTACACCTTCGACGGCGACAACAAGCCGGTCTTCGACCACACCCAGTCCGGCGACGTTCCGACCGACTGA